The following DNA comes from Anaerolineae bacterium.
CAACTCAAGTATACCAGAAATTATCTCTTTGTGTTGCGTTTTGCATGTTCAGGACGTGTGAGCGGCTTGCCCTTCTTCCCGGTTTATGCTAAAGTGGAAGCAATTGTCAGACGTCTGACCTTTTTGTGTGAGGGCCACCATGTCCTTGCAGGCGCGCTCCTTGGCCGAGCGCCTTGAAGCCATTTTGCGCGAACACATCCTGGCGGGGACTTATGCTCCTGGCAGCCGGCTGCCCTCGGAGAGCGAGTTGGCCGAGGAGTTCGGCGTCAGCCGGGCCACGGTGCGCACCGTGCTGGCCAGGCTGGCTGCCCAGGGGCTGATCCTGCGCCGTCACGGTGAGGGGACTTATGTCAACGCGCGCGCCCAGGGGGCCCATGCTTTCTTTGGGCATACCTGGGATTTCGTGCACCTTATTCAGAGTAACGGCTATGAGCCTGCCATCCGGCTGATGGCCCGAGAGATCCGCGCCGCCACCGAGGAGGAAGCCCATGCCCTGGCCATTCCCCTGGGGGAGGCCTTGCTTTCCCTTTATCGGATGTTCTATGCCGCCCAAACGCCGGTCATTCTGGCGAACAACCTTTTTCCTTTGAGGCTGTTTCGTGTGTCGCCCGATTCTTTGGACGGTGCGTTGCACATCCGCGATTTGCTGCGCCAGGCTTGCGGCTGCGAGATCGTTTTTGCCATCACCGAGATTCATGCCGTGCCCTTGCCTGATGAAGCTGCGGAACCGTTGGAGCGTCGAGCCGGAGAGCCGATTCTGGCCCTGGATATTGCCTTTTATGGGCAACAAAGCGAACCGCTCTCCATTGGCCGCAGTTTTTACGACGACACCCGCTTGCGCCTGAACCTGGTGCAGGCCTGGCGTTGAGCCTCACCCCCGACCAAGGAGGAACGTCGGTGCGCTCGCGTCTAAACGCCCTCTTTGACTTCGCCTTGCCCGTGATGGCGACCCTCCTGGCTTTACTGGTCGGCGCCGGGATGTTGCTGCTGTTGGGGGTCAACCCTCTGGTCGCTTATCGTGCCTTGCTGGTCGGCGCTTTAGGCAGCCCCAACGCCATCGCGGAAACCCTGGTCAAGGCCACGCCACTGCTCCTGGTGGGCCTGGGCATCTGCATCGCCTTCCAGGGTAATGTCATCAACATCGGCGGCGAAGGCCAGATGATTGTGGGGGCCATCTTGGGCACCCTGGTTGGCCTGACCTTCACCCACTGGCCGGGATGGTTGGTGATCCTCCTGGCGATGTTGGCCGGATTTCTGGGCGGGGCCATCTGGGGCGGCATTCCGGGAGCCTTGAAGGCCTACTTTGGGGTCAACGAAATTCTCAGTACGGTAATGATGAACGCCATCGCGGTCCAGTTGATGAACTACCTGCTTCGGGGGCCGATGATTGATCCGGCTCAGGCGGCTATGGCCTCGAAAATCCCCCAGACGGCCCGGTTGGCGCAGGCCTTTCACCTGCCCCGTCTGGTGCCCACCCGGTTGCATCTGGGCGCCCTGATCGCCCTGATGCTGGCCTTTGGCGTGTACATCTTCCTCTGGCGCACGGTGTGGGGATACCGCATCCGCGCCGTGGGGAAGAACGTGCACGCGGCGCGTTATGCCGGTATCCAGGTCAAGCGCTACATGGTGTTGGCTTTGTTGCTCAGCGGCGCCTTTGCCGGGCTGGCTGGGGTGATTCAGGTGTACGGCGTGAACTACCGCATGATCACCGACGGCTCGGCTACGGGCTTCACG
Coding sequences within:
- a CDS encoding GntR family transcriptional regulator, translating into MSLQARSLAERLEAILREHILAGTYAPGSRLPSESELAEEFGVSRATVRTVLARLAAQGLILRRHGEGTYVNARAQGAHAFFGHTWDFVHLIQSNGYEPAIRLMAREIRAATEEEAHALAIPLGEALLSLYRMFYAAQTPVILANNLFPLRLFRVSPDSLDGALHIRDLLRQACGCEIVFAITEIHAVPLPDEAAEPLERRAGEPILALDIAFYGQQSEPLSIGRSFYDDTRLRLNLVQAWR
- a CDS encoding ABC transporter permease codes for the protein MATLLALLVGAGMLLLLGVNPLVAYRALLVGALGSPNAIAETLVKATPLLLVGLGICIAFQGNVINIGGEGQMIVGAILGTLVGLTFTHWPGWLVILLAMLAGFLGGAIWGGIPGALKAYFGVNEILSTVMMNAIAVQLMNYLLRGPMIDPAQAAMASKIPQTARLAQAFHLPRLVPTRLHLGALIALMLAFGVYIFLWRTVWGYRIRAVGKNVHAARYAGIQVKRYMVLALLLSGAFAGLAGVIQVYGVNYRMITDGSATGFTGGAGFNGIVAALFGNLHPLGTIPASVLFGALLVGANKMQRAAQVPSALIIALNGLVVVFVVSSEIWRRRRQRRRLAQEMESLSTDKVAPRPSTPEVG